A DNA window from Niabella yanshanensis contains the following coding sequences:
- a CDS encoding endonuclease/exonuclease/phosphatase family protein — protein sequence MRTNRWTISGGILLLLSTLLILVMGCNKDPYMPDGEATYYGQGDGRFGGNNEEQPLLGSIKIMTYNIHAGSPPAYPDSVDMPAIAKAIATANPDVVFLQEVDRGTNRNGYTGDQAKVLADSLKMNFIYYSAREYLRGFYGVAILSKYPLYTVRKYLLKLENESTEQRVLGTAYIDLPGRDSVMAAVTHLQHNSATNRLQQANDIAGILALSDAKVVFGADLNEQESATGFFNVFDQMLTRTCIGGNCPRTFNAQNPTSVIDYLAYRPATAFSVITHSVVAEHYASDHLPVIAELKFHR from the coding sequence ATGCGTACAAACAGATGGACAATTTCCGGCGGCATCCTGCTATTGTTAAGTACTTTGCTGATTTTGGTAATGGGATGTAATAAAGATCCCTATATGCCTGATGGCGAAGCCACTTATTATGGACAGGGTGACGGCAGGTTTGGTGGTAATAACGAGGAGCAGCCCTTGCTGGGCTCCATAAAGATAATGACCTATAATATTCATGCGGGTTCGCCTCCTGCTTATCCGGATTCGGTAGATATGCCTGCTATTGCGAAAGCGATTGCCACGGCAAACCCTGATGTGGTTTTCCTCCAGGAAGTAGATAGAGGCACCAACCGTAACGGGTATACGGGTGATCAGGCCAAAGTGCTGGCTGATTCACTGAAGATGAATTTTATTTACTATTCAGCAAGGGAATACCTGCGCGGCTTCTACGGCGTTGCTATTCTGAGCAAGTATCCGCTCTACACGGTTCGAAAATACTTACTTAAGCTGGAGAATGAATCTACTGAACAAAGAGTATTGGGTACCGCTTACATTGATTTGCCTGGCCGGGATTCTGTAATGGCTGCAGTTACCCATTTGCAGCACAATAGCGCTACTAATCGCCTGCAACAGGCCAATGATATAGCGGGTATTCTTGCTCTAAGCGATGCAAAAGTAGTTTTTGGCGCGGATCTGAATGAGCAGGAGAGTGCAACCGGATTCTTTAATGTATTTGACCAGATGCTTACACGTACCTGCATTGGCGGTAACTGTCCGCGAACATTTAATGCGCAGAATCCTACCTCGGTAATCGATTACCTGGCTTATAGGCCGGCTACTGCCTTTAGCGTTATTACACATAGTGTGGTGGCAGAGCATTATGCTTCTGATCATCTTCCTGTAATAGCTGAATTGAAATTTCACCGATAA